TGGCCGCTGCCGGCGCCGCGCCAGAGGAGGTAATTGCCGACGAACGGCCATGCCATGTTGGCGAAGCCGAGGGCGGCCCCGGGCGCGATGAGCGAGGGCATGGTCTTCGCCGTGTGACGCTGGAACTCCTTCAACAGCTCGATACGGCGTTCGCGGTTCAACTCCTTGCGCTGCTGCTCGATCAGAGAGTCGAGGGTCGCGTCTTCGTAGCCGTGCCAGACGCGAATGCTCTTGCTGTGGAAGTAAGCCTGGACATGTCCGTCGATCTCGGGATAGGTGTTCGCTGACCCCTGAGCGATGCCGTCGTAGCGGCCGTTGCCATAGTGGTACTTGCCGGGATTCGTGGATAGCCATTCAGTGCTGTAGTCGGGCGTGTTGAAGGTGAACTTGAAATCGCCCTCCGCCTCCAGCATGCCCTTCAGCACCTCCGCCTGCTTCACGTAGGTGCTCGAGTAACCGTTCGGCGTGTAGTGAAAGACGGACTCGATCGTCCTGTTGAAGCCTGCCGCCCTCAGGAGAGCCTTTGCTTCCTTCGGGTCGTAGCGGAAGAACTTCGCGCCCTCCCCGAGTTCTCGCCCTTCAGGGTCAAGCCAGATGCCTTCCTCGCCGCTCGAGATGTGCGTGTTGAGGCGGACAGCCTGGTTCAGCCCCTCCCTGGCAAGCGGCGACACGTTGTAAAAGGTGTCCACCCAGAGCTTCCTGTCGATGAGCATGGAAGCGGCCTTGCGCACGCGATCGTCGCGGAAGGGTTGGCCGGGGTTGTTGCTGAAGCCTACCCAGGGGGTAGTCGCGCGGGTGAACGCCTCTTCCTGCATGAGGAGCAACTGGGGGATGTCCCGTTTCATAGTCAGGAGGTCCTCCGCCCTCACGGCATAGGACCAAAGGTTTCCGGACCGGAACTGAGCCAGACCGGTCGCGTACTCGGGGATGATGTAGATGTCGACGCCGTCCAGGTACATCTTGTCGGCGTCGTACCAGTCCGGGTTTCGGCGGTACTCGTAGCCCAAGCTGCGCGAGTACTTCTCGAGGCGGAAAGCGCCGCTTCCCCGCATTTCGCCGCGCGGGTCGAAGCCGCTCGCGCCTCCTTCGGCCTCGCGAGGCATGATCGGGAGGTGGCGGGAGTAGGCAAGCATTTGCAGGAGCGGCGCGTACGGGAATGCGAGCTTCATCACGACTGTGCGGTTGTCAGGCGTGGTCACGCTCTGGATTGGCGCGTCCTGGGCCGCAGAGTTGGCCAGGATCGTCCTGCTCGATGACTTGCTCGCGAAGAGGTCCCAGCTCCATTTGACGTCCGCGGCGTCCAAGGGCCGTCCGCTCGTGGGGGGCCGGGGGTCCAGCTTTCCGTTGGGCCGCAGCTTGAAC
Above is a genomic segment from Dehalococcoidia bacterium containing:
- a CDS encoding ABC transporter substrate-binding protein, which gives rise to MKSYWYKTAGRRRLLQSAAVLGGGALAAGIVGCGGGGDDSGGRDAGGLLSKPLDTTNKATRGGVYQYFVTTEAANFDGIAGNNAAVSAQAVFVYPFLVRNKMVKYPAAYAGEVEADAAESWEITADGLQYTFKLRPNGKLDPRPPTSGRPLDAADVKWSWDLFASKSSSRTILANSAAQDAPIQSVTTPDNRTVVMKLAFPYAPLLQMLAYSRHLPIMPREAEGGASGFDPRGEMRGSGAFRLEKYSRSLGYEYRRNPDWYDADKMYLDGVDIYIIPEYATGLAQFRSGNLWSYAVRAEDLLTMKRDIPQLLLMQEEAFTRATTPWVGFSNNPGQPFRDDRVRKAASMLIDRKLWVDTFYNVSPLAREGLNQAVRLNTHISSGEEGIWLDPEGRELGEGAKFFRYDPKEAKALLRAAGFNRTIESVFHYTPNGYSSTYVKQAEVLKGMLEAEGDFKFTFNTPDYSTEWLSTNPGKYHYGNGRYDGIAQGSANTYPEIDGHVQAYFHSKSIRVWHGYEDATLDSLIEQQRKELNRERRIELLKEFQRHTAKTMPSLIAPGAALGFANMAWPFVGNYLLWRGAGSGQQTYMYRWYDQSKRT